A section of the Cryobacterium soli genome encodes:
- a CDS encoding ABC transporter ATP-binding protein has product MPAVAVPAAAVPAVALPAVAFRDVTVTFPRQDRAVLHGASFTIAAGERVVLFGPSGAGKSTLLATITGVVPHSVIAQVTGSVTVAGRDALATEVVELSRHLGVLPQDPDSAVCLPGVEQELAFVLENRAVPPAGISDRIDAVLAIVGAGRLRDRQTGSLSGGESQRVALAAALIGRPDILVLDEPTSMLDADGLRQVRDAVDAAARPGTVAVLLVEHRLDEYAGSLGVAGLPERCIVLGANGRITHDGPTASVLPAAAGELHRAGCWLPGEIELQAALGLSGGLAAPDVQRALLRLANEGPGACVSEAFGPVVLAGRDLAVSRELAPRPVRRRQWPFRRAALDAGDGHAARGGHPAGDGRTEGRRVLLSGVNLELRAGEIVAVLGRNGAGKSSLLLTLAGLLAPAGGTVTGARPGLVFQNPEHQFLGNTVREEIAVGLPAGSARVDRVLTEHGLGPLADRNPYRLSGGQKRKVSLAAMLVHERPSLLADEPTLGLDRRSTIATIAAFRRAARAGRGILLCSHDLRTVATFADRVLVVAGGRIVADGSVIEVLRQGDLLARAGITVPPLLGWLVTRLDSVAQVRRVLDALDATVDAGDTVPAAEAR; this is encoded by the coding sequence GTGCCTGCCGTCGCTGTGCCTGCCGCTGCTGTCCCCGCGGTCGCATTGCCCGCGGTTGCGTTCCGGGATGTCACCGTCACCTTTCCCCGGCAGGACCGCGCCGTGCTGCATGGCGCCAGCTTCACCATCGCCGCCGGGGAGCGTGTGGTGCTGTTCGGCCCGTCCGGGGCCGGCAAGTCCACCCTGCTGGCCACGATCACCGGGGTGGTACCGCACTCTGTGATCGCCCAGGTCACCGGATCGGTCACCGTGGCCGGCCGCGACGCCCTCGCCACCGAGGTGGTGGAGCTCTCCCGCCACCTCGGCGTGCTGCCGCAGGACCCGGACTCGGCCGTGTGCCTGCCCGGGGTGGAACAGGAGCTCGCCTTTGTTCTGGAAAACCGGGCCGTGCCACCGGCGGGGATCTCCGACCGCATCGATGCCGTCCTCGCAATTGTGGGCGCCGGCCGGCTGCGCGACCGTCAGACCGGCTCCCTGTCGGGCGGGGAGAGCCAGCGTGTGGCGCTCGCGGCGGCGCTGATCGGCCGCCCCGACATCCTGGTGCTCGACGAGCCGACCTCGATGCTGGATGCCGACGGGCTGCGTCAGGTGCGCGACGCTGTCGACGCCGCGGCCCGGCCCGGCACCGTCGCGGTGCTGCTGGTGGAACACCGTCTCGACGAGTACGCGGGCAGCCTCGGCGTCGCCGGGCTGCCGGAGAGGTGCATCGTGCTCGGCGCCAACGGGAGAATCACGCACGACGGGCCGACCGCATCCGTGCTGCCGGCGGCAGCGGGCGAGCTGCACCGGGCCGGCTGCTGGCTGCCCGGCGAGATCGAACTGCAGGCCGCGCTCGGCCTCTCCGGCGGGCTCGCTGCGCCGGACGTGCAGCGGGCGCTGCTGAGGCTGGCGAATGAGGGGCCTGGGGCTTGTGTATCGGAGGCGTTCGGCCCGGTGGTGCTGGCCGGCCGCGACCTCGCGGTCAGCCGGGAGTTGGCACCTCGGCCGGTGCGGCGTCGGCAGTGGCCGTTCCGCCGGGCCGCGCTCGACGCGGGCGACGGGCATGCCGCACGCGGCGGACATCCTGCGGGCGACGGACGAACCGAGGGTCGGCGGGTGCTGCTCAGCGGCGTCAACCTCGAGCTGCGCGCAGGCGAGATCGTGGCCGTGCTCGGTCGCAACGGTGCCGGCAAGTCATCGCTGCTGCTCACCCTGGCAGGCCTGCTCGCTCCGGCCGGCGGCACCGTGACCGGTGCGCGGCCCGGCCTGGTCTTCCAGAACCCGGAGCACCAGTTCCTCGGCAACACAGTGCGGGAGGAGATCGCCGTGGGGCTGCCGGCCGGCTCCGCGCGGGTGGACCGGGTGCTCACCGAGCACGGGCTCGGCCCGCTCGCCGACCGGAACCCGTACCGACTCTCCGGCGGCCAGAAACGCAAGGTCAGCCTCGCGGCGATGCTCGTTCACGAACGACCCAGCCTGCTCGCCGACGAGCCGACGCTCGGCCTCGACCGTCGTTCGACCATCGCCACGATCGCAGCCTTCCGCCGGGCCGCGCGGGCCGGGCGCGGCATCCTGCTGTGCAGCCACGACCTGCGCACCGTCGCGACCTTCGCCGACCGGGTGCTCGTCGTGGCGGGCGGCCGGATCGTCGCGGACGGTTCGGTCATCGAGGTGCTGCGCCAGGGCGACCTGCTCGCGCGGGCCGGGATCACCGTGCCGCCGCTTCTCGGCTGGCTCGTCACCCGGCTGGACTCCGTCGCCCAGGTGCGGCGGGTGCTCGACGCCCTCGACGCGACGGTGGATGCGGGCGATACCGTGCCCGCTGCGGAGGCTCGATGA
- a CDS encoding YkoF family thiamine/hydroxymethylpyrimidine-binding protein, protein MTHPTPTLPDLAPAAFTPLEFGVGARITLAVMSDRYADIILDAIRSTDTAGLTVDTGVVSTFVGGAEADILRYLTDLIGAAARSGRHVTATVHFSRGCPGEVVCALPGGAGPLRSEIPAATPVGIIAAGEWALYPLDDGGRPGTQPDHMRDIYAAIDFAKANGSFVASEHFVTRLQGDLATVLQTAAAGWILVGQSVQHVTSHLTLSINSPSAR, encoded by the coding sequence ATGACACATCCCACCCCCACCCTGCCCGACCTGGCGCCGGCGGCTTTCACGCCGCTCGAATTCGGCGTGGGCGCTCGCATCACGCTTGCCGTGATGAGCGACCGCTACGCCGACATCATCCTGGACGCCATCCGGAGCACCGACACCGCCGGCCTCACCGTGGACACCGGTGTCGTGAGCACCTTCGTCGGCGGCGCCGAGGCCGACATTCTGCGCTACCTCACCGACCTCATCGGCGCGGCCGCGCGGAGCGGCCGCCATGTGACCGCCACCGTGCACTTCTCCCGCGGATGCCCCGGCGAGGTCGTCTGCGCCCTGCCCGGCGGTGCCGGGCCGCTGCGCAGCGAGATCCCCGCGGCGACTCCCGTGGGCATCATCGCCGCGGGCGAGTGGGCGCTGTACCCGCTCGACGACGGCGGCCGCCCCGGAACACAGCCCGACCACATGCGCGACATCTATGCCGCGATCGACTTCGCCAAGGCGAACGGCAGCTTCGTCGCGTCCGAGCACTTCGTGACGCGACTGCAGGGCGACCTCGCCACCGTGCTGCAGACGGCCGCGGCCGGCTGGATCCTCGTGGGGCAGAGCGTGCAGCACGTCACCAGTCACCTCACGCTGTCGATCAACAGCCCCTCCGCGCGCTGA
- the purQ gene encoding phosphoribosylformylglycinamidine synthase subunit PurQ codes for MRIGVVTFPGSLDDRDAQRAIRLAGAEPVALWHGEHDLHGVDAIVLPGGFSYGDYLRCGAIASLSPIMAEVIDAANKGMPVLGICNGFQMLTEAHLLEGGLIRNEAGAFICRDQRLRIENNSTDWTNGFTDKQEITIPLKNGEGGFIASADTLARLEGEGRVIARYLDVNPNGSLNDIAGVTNKRGNVVGLMPHPEHAVEPGFGPDTALAMRSGVDGLAFFTSVIERALVNA; via the coding sequence ATGCGCATCGGCGTCGTCACCTTCCCGGGCTCGCTCGACGACCGCGACGCCCAGCGCGCCATCCGCCTGGCCGGCGCCGAGCCCGTTGCCCTCTGGCACGGCGAGCACGACCTGCACGGCGTGGACGCCATCGTGCTGCCCGGCGGCTTCAGCTACGGCGACTACCTGCGCTGCGGCGCCATCGCCAGCCTCTCGCCGATCATGGCCGAGGTCATCGACGCCGCCAACAAGGGGATGCCCGTGCTCGGCATCTGCAACGGCTTCCAGATGCTCACCGAGGCGCACCTGCTCGAGGGCGGGCTCATTCGCAACGAGGCGGGCGCGTTCATCTGCCGCGACCAGCGCCTGCGCATCGAGAACAACTCGACCGACTGGACGAACGGTTTCACCGACAAGCAGGAGATCACCATCCCGCTGAAGAACGGTGAGGGCGGCTTCATCGCCTCCGCCGACACCCTGGCCCGCCTCGAGGGCGAGGGCCGGGTCATCGCCCGCTACCTTGACGTGAACCCGAACGGCTCGCTCAACGACATCGCCGGCGTCACCAACAAGCGTGGCAACGTCGTGGGCCTGATGCCGCACCCTGAGCACGCCGTGGAACCCGGCTTCGGCCCCGACACCGCGCTGGCCATGCGCAGCGGCGTGGACGGCCTGGCGTTCTTCACCTCGGTGATCGAGCGCGCGCTGGTCAACGCCTAG
- a CDS encoding DUF3817 domain-containing protein, producing MSPRLLYRILSIAEAITWTILITAMLLKYVFAPGDFGDGAVRVGGFVHGLVFLAYGITAVLVGVNQHWRPRLMLLAVSTAVVPYATIPFDRWLERRNLLDGGWRREATDDPRDHTVVSRLLRVGLARPLLLASVLVVGLVAVFTTLLVMGPPGGGA from the coding sequence GTGTCACCCCGCCTGCTCTACCGCATCCTGTCCATCGCCGAGGCGATCACCTGGACGATCCTGATCACCGCGATGCTGCTCAAGTACGTGTTCGCGCCGGGCGACTTCGGGGACGGCGCGGTGCGGGTGGGCGGCTTCGTGCACGGGCTGGTGTTCCTGGCGTACGGGATCACCGCTGTGCTCGTGGGTGTCAACCAGCACTGGCGTCCCCGGCTGATGCTCCTCGCCGTGTCCACCGCCGTGGTGCCCTACGCCACGATCCCGTTCGACCGCTGGCTCGAGCGCCGCAACCTGCTCGACGGCGGCTGGCGCCGGGAGGCCACGGACGACCCCCGGGACCACACCGTGGTGAGCCGGCTGCTCCGCGTCGGTCTGGCACGGCCGCTACTGTTGGCATCCGTTCTGGTGGTCGGCCTGGTCGCCGTCTTCACGACCCTGCTCGTGATGGGCCCGCCCGGCGGCGGCGCCTGA
- the mgrA gene encoding L-glyceraldehyde 3-phosphate reductase, with protein MTYLPADTRYESMPYRRTGRSGLKLPAISLGLWQNFGGTVPVETQRAILRRAFDLGVTHFDLANNYGPPYGSAETNFGRIFGEDFSAHRDEVVISTKAGYDMWPGPYGDFGSRKYLLSSLDQSLNRMGLDYVDIFYSHRADPETPLEETMGALHTAVTSGRALYAGISSYSPERTRQAAAILADLGTPLLIHQPSYSMFNRWVEDGLLDTLDDLGVGCIAFSPLAQGLLTDRYLNGVPEGSRASQAGSMSHDMVNEATVGRIRALTEIADARGQSLAQLALSWVLRRGTVTSALVGASSVTQLETNIAAIDNLVFTDEEIAAIDEHAVDLGINLWEPSSAV; from the coding sequence ATGACGTACCTTCCCGCAGACACCCGTTACGAGTCCATGCCGTACCGCCGCACCGGGCGCAGCGGCCTCAAGCTGCCCGCGATCTCGCTGGGCCTCTGGCAGAACTTCGGCGGCACCGTGCCCGTTGAGACGCAACGCGCGATCCTGCGGCGGGCCTTCGACCTCGGGGTCACCCACTTCGACCTGGCCAACAACTACGGCCCGCCCTACGGCAGCGCCGAGACAAACTTCGGCCGTATCTTCGGCGAGGACTTCTCCGCCCACCGCGACGAGGTCGTCATCTCCACCAAGGCCGGCTACGACATGTGGCCGGGGCCGTACGGTGACTTCGGCTCGCGCAAGTACCTGCTGTCCAGCCTCGACCAGTCGCTGAACCGGATGGGTCTGGACTACGTCGACATCTTCTACTCCCACCGCGCCGACCCGGAAACCCCGCTCGAGGAGACCATGGGCGCGCTGCACACGGCCGTCACGAGCGGCCGGGCGTTGTACGCCGGCATCTCCTCGTATTCACCGGAGCGCACCCGGCAGGCCGCCGCGATCCTGGCCGATCTGGGCACGCCGCTGCTGATCCACCAGCCGTCCTATTCGATGTTCAACCGCTGGGTCGAAGACGGCCTGCTCGACACCCTCGACGACCTCGGCGTCGGCTGCATCGCGTTCTCCCCGCTGGCCCAGGGGCTGCTCACCGACCGCTACCTCAACGGGGTGCCGGAGGGCTCGCGCGCGTCGCAGGCCGGGTCGATGAGCCACGACATGGTGAACGAGGCGACGGTGGGGCGCATCCGTGCCCTCACCGAGATCGCGGATGCGCGCGGCCAGTCGCTCGCGCAGCTCGCGCTGTCCTGGGTGCTTCGGCGGGGCACCGTCACCTCGGCGCTCGTGGGTGCGTCGTCGGTCACCCAGCTGGAGACGAACATCGCCGCGATCGACAATCTCGTCTTCACCGATGAGGAGATCGCCGCGATCGACGAGCACGCCGTCGACTTGGGCATCAACCTTTGGGAACCCTCCAGCGCCGTCTAG
- a CDS encoding TetR/AcrR family transcriptional regulator, whose amino-acid sequence MTTSARPPQDASQPRRRDARQNRERLIDEARRLIAEDGVDASLEEIARRADVGVATLYRNFPTRDDLVRALYDIALAELFAVREEIAAAPTAWAGVVLYTERLAEWLVADPSLPPILKRMATIDPTARPSVEFEGFIASLVAQAKKDGDLRPDVDSMDLAVLVTMIGSLGTLGGGYTGQWRRQLSLVLDGLRMPEKPRPKLPGRPLSVKEFQATVHGLTRRATRAARGSRAAH is encoded by the coding sequence ATGACTACCTCTGCCCGGCCCCCGCAGGACGCGTCCCAGCCGCGGCGCCGCGACGCCAGGCAGAACCGCGAACGCCTCATCGACGAGGCGCGTAGGCTCATCGCCGAGGACGGGGTGGACGCCTCGCTCGAGGAGATCGCCCGCCGCGCCGACGTGGGCGTGGCCACCCTGTACCGCAACTTCCCCACCCGCGACGACCTCGTGCGGGCGCTCTACGACATCGCGCTGGCCGAACTCTTCGCCGTGCGTGAGGAGATCGCCGCTGCCCCCACGGCCTGGGCCGGAGTGGTGCTCTACACCGAGCGTCTCGCCGAATGGCTCGTCGCCGACCCGTCACTGCCGCCCATCCTCAAGCGGATGGCCACCATCGACCCCACGGCCCGGCCGTCGGTCGAGTTCGAGGGTTTCATCGCGTCCTTGGTGGCGCAGGCGAAGAAGGACGGTGACCTGCGCCCCGACGTCGACTCGATGGACCTGGCCGTGCTGGTCACCATGATCGGATCCCTCGGCACCCTCGGTGGCGGTTACACCGGCCAGTGGCGCCGGCAGCTCTCCCTCGTGCTCGACGGACTGCGGATGCCGGAGAAGCCCCGGCCGAAGCTGCCCGGGCGTCCCCTGAGCGTCAAGGAGTTCCAGGCCACCGTGCACGGACTCACCCGGCGTGCCACGCGCGCCGCCCGCGGTTCCCGCGCAGCCCACTGA
- a CDS encoding kynureninase, whose product MTQHDSSVTEGLDAHLAFARRMDRIDGLGHYRRRFVGLDDRSAGVAGASAPANPVAYLDGNSLGRPTIASVERINEFLTGAWGTRLIRGWDDEWMQLPLTIGDALGRAALGAAPGQVYIGDSTTVTLYKLARAAVDSLPARSEIVLDTDNFPTDRYVLAGIAAERGLTLRWIESSTTGGVTVDQVRAVVGPQTALVVLSHVAYRSGFLADVPAITAAVHEAGALVLWDLCHSAGSVPINLDLDGVDLAVGCSYKYLNGGPGAPAYGYVRAELQPDLSQPIQGWMGAADVFAMGPQYVPAEGIRRFMSGTPAIVGMLAMQDTIGMIDEVGIDQVRAKSVALTEFALELVDAWLVPLGVTVASPREHTHRGGHLTVDHPAMRQVTRILWEHDVIPDFRAPEGLRIGLSPLSTSFVETYEGVAAVRDVLRGILLGQAGLAPAAGL is encoded by the coding sequence ATGACCCAGCACGACAGCAGCGTGACCGAGGGCCTCGACGCCCACCTCGCCTTCGCCCGCCGGATGGACCGCATCGACGGCCTCGGCCACTACCGCCGCCGGTTCGTGGGGCTCGACGACAGATCGGCCGGCGTGGCCGGCGCATCCGCCCCGGCGAACCCGGTGGCCTATCTCGACGGCAACTCCCTCGGCCGGCCCACTATCGCCAGCGTGGAGCGCATCAACGAATTCCTCACCGGTGCCTGGGGTACCCGGCTGATCCGCGGCTGGGACGACGAGTGGATGCAGCTGCCCCTCACCATCGGCGACGCCCTCGGCCGGGCCGCGCTCGGCGCCGCCCCCGGCCAGGTGTACATCGGCGACTCCACCACCGTCACCCTGTACAAGCTCGCCCGCGCGGCCGTGGACTCGCTGCCGGCCCGCAGCGAGATCGTGCTCGACACCGACAACTTTCCGACCGACCGCTACGTGCTGGCCGGCATCGCCGCCGAACGCGGCCTCACCCTGCGCTGGATCGAGTCGAGCACCACAGGCGGCGTCACCGTGGACCAGGTGCGCGCCGTCGTGGGCCCGCAGACCGCGCTCGTGGTGCTCAGCCATGTGGCCTACCGCTCCGGGTTCCTGGCCGACGTGCCCGCGATCACCGCCGCCGTGCACGAGGCCGGCGCGCTCGTGCTCTGGGACCTCTGCCACTCGGCCGGTTCGGTCCCGATCAACCTCGATCTCGACGGCGTCGACCTGGCCGTGGGCTGCAGCTACAAGTACCTCAACGGCGGCCCGGGAGCTCCCGCGTACGGCTACGTGCGCGCCGAGCTGCAGCCCGATCTGTCCCAGCCGATCCAGGGGTGGATGGGCGCCGCCGACGTGTTCGCGATGGGGCCGCAGTACGTGCCGGCCGAGGGCATCCGTCGCTTCATGAGCGGCACGCCGGCGATCGTGGGCATGCTCGCCATGCAGGACACCATCGGCATGATCGACGAGGTGGGCATCGACCAGGTACGGGCCAAGTCGGTGGCGCTGACCGAGTTCGCGCTCGAACTGGTGGATGCCTGGCTGGTGCCGCTCGGCGTCACCGTGGCCTCCCCGCGCGAGCACACCCACCGCGGCGGCCACCTCACCGTGGACCACCCGGCGATGCGCCAGGTCACCCGGATTCTCTGGGAACACGACGTAATCCCCGACTTCCGCGCCCCGGAGGGCCTGCGGATCGGCTTGTCGCCGCTGAGCACCAGCTTCGTGGAGACCTACGAGGGCGTCGCGGCCGTGCGCGACGTGCTGCGCGGCATCCTGCTCGGTCAGGCCGGACTCGCCCCGGCTGCAGGCCTGTAG
- a CDS encoding ECF transporter S component, which produces MPAAPSSTVASTASATRPIHRFTLKDLVLIVVLGVVFGFLYWALVQAWTGLSILLGPAGDLAQHVLLGGWLLVAPIAVAIVRTRFAGVIAEVLASVIEVVFLGSAVGPMLFVAAAIQGAGSELPFALRRYSSFGWGSYALSGLLGSGFVFIFSAFRSGWFGQDLFFLRLGIQLASGVILGGLLAKVIVDALAKTGVVDNYAIGRALNS; this is translated from the coding sequence ATGCCTGCTGCACCCTCCTCCACCGTCGCCTCCACCGCATCCGCCACCCGCCCCATCCACCGTTTCACCCTCAAGGACCTCGTGCTCATCGTCGTACTCGGGGTGGTCTTCGGCTTCCTCTACTGGGCACTCGTGCAGGCGTGGACCGGGCTGTCGATCCTGCTCGGACCGGCGGGCGACCTCGCGCAGCACGTGCTGCTGGGCGGGTGGCTGCTCGTGGCGCCCATCGCCGTCGCCATCGTGCGCACCCGGTTCGCCGGGGTGATCGCCGAGGTTCTGGCGTCGGTCATCGAAGTCGTCTTCCTCGGTTCGGCGGTCGGGCCGATGCTCTTCGTCGCCGCCGCGATCCAGGGAGCCGGCAGCGAACTGCCCTTCGCGCTGCGCCGATATTCGTCCTTCGGCTGGGGTAGTTACGCGCTGTCCGGGCTGCTCGGATCGGGCTTCGTGTTCATCTTCTCCGCCTTCCGGTCCGGCTGGTTCGGCCAGGACCTGTTCTTCCTCCGATTGGGTATCCAGCTGGCTTCCGGCGTCATCCTGGGGGGTCTGCTGGCCAAGGTGATCGTGGATGCGCTGGCCAAGACGGGCGTGGTCGACAACTACGCCATCGGCCGCGCGCTGAACTCCTAG
- a CDS encoding energy-coupling factor transporter transmembrane component T family protein: MNASSALGAVAPSPLARRNPTVKLAILFIVSLALLFVFDPVTPALLYLLGLAAVLGFARIPLRTLVLAHLPFVGFALGILVVNALSRPGEVLVDLPPIRVTVEGLQVGSALALRTMAIGILSIGFIGTTDPVALMTSLHQHARLSARVTFAVLAGYRMLQQLPREWQVIRQAQSVRAPVRSDGATRFGIREFGRAAFTLLVVSLRRGERMSQSLESRGLGLGARTVWRPVPLGPADWLLFAGTLGVLALVIDGVGTLGLGVGPGVLF, encoded by the coding sequence ATGAATGCGTCGAGCGCCCTCGGCGCAGTGGCTCCCTCACCGCTGGCACGGCGAAACCCCACGGTGAAGCTGGCGATCCTCTTCATCGTCTCGCTGGCACTGCTCTTCGTGTTCGACCCGGTCACCCCGGCACTGCTGTACCTGCTCGGCCTCGCCGCGGTGCTGGGCTTCGCCCGGATCCCGCTCCGCACCCTCGTGCTGGCCCACCTGCCCTTCGTCGGGTTCGCCCTGGGGATCCTCGTGGTCAACGCCCTGAGCCGACCCGGCGAGGTCCTGGTCGACCTGCCGCCGATCCGGGTCACGGTGGAGGGGCTGCAGGTGGGATCGGCGCTGGCCCTGCGCACGATGGCCATCGGCATCCTGTCGATCGGCTTCATCGGCACGACCGACCCGGTGGCGTTGATGACCAGCCTGCACCAGCACGCCCGGCTGAGCGCCCGGGTGACCTTCGCGGTACTGGCCGGCTACCGGATGCTGCAGCAGCTGCCACGGGAATGGCAGGTCATCCGGCAGGCGCAGTCCGTGCGGGCGCCCGTCCGCTCCGACGGTGCAACCCGGTTCGGCATCCGCGAATTCGGGCGCGCCGCGTTCACCCTTCTCGTGGTGTCCCTGCGGCGCGGGGAACGGATGTCGCAGTCGCTGGAGTCGCGCGGGCTCGGCTTGGGCGCCCGCACGGTGTGGCGGCCGGTGCCGCTCGGCCCGGCTGACTGGCTACTGTTCGCCGGCACGCTGGGCGTTCTGGCGCTCGTGATCGACGGGGTCGGCACGCTGGGGTTGGGCGTTGGACCGGGCGTGCTGTTCTGA
- the kynA gene encoding tryptophan 2,3-dioxygenase, with translation MSVENNTRDFEAEIVTDFRERMSYGGYLDLDTLLSAQKPVSAPEHHDELLFIIQHQTTELWLKLVLHELRAAAENLRNDRLPPALKGIARVKHIQRTLTEQWSVLATLTPTEYAQFRDFLGSSSGFQSYQYRAVEFVLGNKHPRMLELFAADAEAHALLTEVYEAPSIYDEFLRYLHRQGFDVPATVLDRDVTEAWVLHPELVHTFRGIYENHTDNWNVYEACEELVDLEDNFQLWRFRHLKTVQRIIGMKPGTGGSSGAAFLQKALELTFFPELFAVRTEVGR, from the coding sequence GTGTCAGTCGAGAACAACACCCGCGACTTCGAGGCGGAGATCGTCACCGATTTCCGGGAGCGGATGAGCTACGGCGGCTACCTCGACCTCGACACCCTGTTGTCGGCGCAGAAGCCCGTGAGTGCGCCGGAGCACCACGACGAGCTGCTCTTCATCATCCAGCACCAGACCACTGAGCTCTGGCTCAAGCTCGTGTTGCACGAGCTGCGCGCGGCCGCGGAGAACCTCCGCAACGACAGGCTGCCGCCGGCGCTGAAGGGCATCGCCCGGGTCAAGCACATCCAGCGCACCCTCACCGAGCAGTGGTCGGTGCTCGCCACCCTGACCCCGACCGAGTACGCCCAGTTCCGGGACTTCCTCGGCAGCTCCTCGGGATTCCAGTCCTACCAGTACCGTGCGGTGGAGTTCGTGCTCGGCAACAAGCATCCGCGCATGCTCGAGCTGTTCGCCGCGGATGCTGAGGCCCATGCCCTGCTCACCGAGGTGTACGAGGCGCCGAGCATCTACGACGAATTCCTGCGCTACCTGCACCGCCAGGGCTTCGACGTGCCGGCCACGGTACTCGACCGCGACGTCACCGAGGCCTGGGTGCTGCACCCCGAACTGGTGCATACCTTCCGTGGAATATACGAGAACCACACCGACAATTGGAACGTGTACGAGGCCTGCGAGGAACTCGTCGACCTCGAGGACAACTTCCAGCTCTGGCGGTTCCGGCACCTCAAGACCGTGCAGCGCATCATCGGCATGAAGCCCGGCACCGGCGGATCCAGCGGAGCCGCATTCCTGCAGAAGGCGCTCGAACTCACCTTCTTCCCCGAGCTGTTCGCCGTGCGCACCGAGGTGGGCCGGTGA
- a CDS encoding amidohydrolase family protein encodes MTVQLPGFLDAHVHLALIDPAGLAAGGISRVLDLGGWTPGSAGDAGPAADDAPEARFAGQFLGAPGGYPSRQAWAPAGSACAVAGPTDAAAAVARQAAAGASVIKVTLNSAAGPVLAADTLAAIVAAAHDRMLPVTAHTEGAGQASAAFDAGVDLLAHTPFSEPLPEKLLTAMAGRMTWISTLDIHGWGDPSRAFGVASDNLARFHAAGGRVLYGTDLGNGPLPVGLNRREIEALLACGLTPDEVLAALTADFPSRTPAHRAAGPDAAGHRVTFIPGDRPADPRDLAGFTDWLLGARSQPVPSVTTRPPHSRSLTRPDLEDHHS; translated from the coding sequence GTGACGGTGCAGCTGCCCGGGTTCCTCGACGCTCACGTTCATCTGGCGTTGATCGACCCAGCAGGGCTGGCCGCCGGTGGCATCTCCCGGGTGCTCGACCTCGGCGGCTGGACGCCCGGCTCGGCCGGCGACGCCGGCCCCGCTGCCGACGACGCGCCCGAGGCGCGCTTTGCCGGGCAGTTTCTCGGCGCCCCCGGCGGATACCCGAGCCGGCAGGCCTGGGCCCCCGCGGGCAGCGCCTGCGCGGTGGCCGGCCCGACCGACGCCGCCGCGGCCGTGGCCCGGCAGGCCGCCGCCGGCGCATCCGTGATCAAGGTCACCCTCAACTCCGCCGCCGGGCCCGTGCTCGCCGCCGATACCCTCGCGGCGATCGTGGCCGCCGCACACGACCGGATGCTGCCCGTCACCGCCCACACCGAGGGCGCCGGCCAGGCGTCCGCCGCGTTCGACGCCGGGGTCGACCTGCTCGCACACACGCCGTTCAGCGAGCCCCTGCCGGAGAAGTTGCTCACCGCCATGGCCGGCCGGATGACCTGGATCAGCACCCTGGACATCCACGGCTGGGGCGACCCGTCCAGGGCGTTCGGGGTGGCGAGCGACAACCTGGCCCGATTCCACGCCGCGGGCGGCCGGGTGCTCTACGGCACCGACCTGGGCAACGGTCCGCTGCCGGTGGGGCTGAACCGGCGCGAGATCGAGGCGCTGCTGGCCTGCGGCCTCACACCCGACGAGGTGCTCGCCGCGCTCACGGCAGACTTCCCGAGCCGCACCCCGGCTCACCGCGCCGCCGGGCCGGACGCAGCCGGGCACCGGGTTACCTTTATACCCGGCGACCGCCCCGCCGACCCGCGGGACCTGGCCGGATTCACCGACTGGCTGCTCGGCGCTCGCTCACAGCCCGTTCCCTCAGTGACCACCCGTCCGCCGCACTCCCGCTCGCTCACCCGGCCCGACCTCGAGGACCACCACTCATGA
- the purS gene encoding phosphoribosylformylglycinamidine synthase subunit PurS yields the protein MPTIVVEVMPKAELLDPQGKAVAGALRRLGKTEFTGVRVGKRFELTVEGPADAALLAEVQELADTVLSNSVIEDVTDVYVLEVAAGETH from the coding sequence ATGCCAACCATCGTCGTAGAAGTTATGCCCAAGGCAGAACTGCTCGATCCCCAGGGCAAGGCCGTCGCCGGCGCCCTCCGCCGCCTCGGCAAGACCGAGTTCACCGGCGTGCGCGTCGGCAAGCGATTCGAACTCACCGTGGAGGGTCCCGCGGACGCCGCGCTGCTCGCCGAGGTACAGGAACTCGCCGACACTGTGCTCTCCAACTCCGTGATCGAGGACGTGACCGACGTCTACGTGCTCGAGGTCGCCGCCGGGGAAACGCACTGA